The Algoriphagus sanaruensis genome window below encodes:
- a CDS encoding T9SS type A sorting domain-containing protein: MQKILVLIFLLIASPAFTQAIFEWDQSKSVQVNGQTVPIGFSQGINSAQIQTIDLTADGVEEWVIWDINSRQLQVFQKSGAEFSFQPELSYFFPSDISGFLLLVDYDGDGKKDLFTSTPLGIKAYRNTSTGSQISWTVAQNFLRLEGANNIPVNNLDIPLLQDLDGDGDLDLVIFNFAQGDFLEYFRNTSMERKGIPDIDGFAFPVDFWGNFVFCGCEDFSFGQTCNGLPLESKGGNQELARIQHAGGHSILYRDFTGDRIPDLLLGRDECNTLYFLPNSGTADQPKFDSFSTELPNFGQLPNFPRFHIGQWMDEELVVSLNTNESAASFQIDFANSVVKLEKSTGSIRPILQDQLFDLGENVRPYFKGNVFAGELWLSANVKNGNTVQGQAFRLSYSGDQFELLNEDYIGLSALNLLDVQLIEYGSATNQSYLLASGVRTTNGVPSQVLLRGQGQNWNDFQLAGLTLRVGDQLTFFPYQGKDQLLIAAQNGSLTLYEVDLEARTATLKTANFLGFQDNPANRNLSVAVRIQETPDLYTVDQTGRIFLVKDMMNSDVREEVLVKIGGQNLPFRLGRNTWISVVNPGFDENVGLILGSRGGGISYLKSVKSESPTDGELLVKLYPNPSHGPFKVISNSAAQARLITSLGQILVDEIQIPANREIEIQTQVLQPGVYFLQLETEDRKVVVKKLLVR, translated from the coding sequence ATGCAAAAAATCCTTGTCCTGATTTTTCTGTTGATCGCTTCTCCTGCTTTCACTCAGGCAATTTTTGAATGGGATCAAAGCAAATCCGTGCAGGTAAATGGTCAGACTGTTCCTATCGGTTTTTCGCAAGGCATCAATTCCGCGCAAATCCAGACCATTGACCTCACTGCAGACGGAGTGGAGGAGTGGGTGATTTGGGATATCAATTCCCGCCAACTTCAAGTGTTCCAAAAATCAGGGGCAGAATTCAGTTTTCAACCTGAGCTTAGCTATTTTTTTCCTTCAGATATCAGTGGTTTTTTGCTTTTGGTTGATTATGATGGGGATGGGAAAAAGGACCTTTTTACGTCCACTCCACTGGGAATAAAAGCCTACCGAAATACATCCACCGGTTCTCAAATTTCCTGGACGGTAGCTCAAAATTTCCTTCGATTGGAAGGCGCAAATAATATTCCTGTCAACAATCTCGATATACCACTTCTTCAGGATTTGGATGGAGATGGGGATTTAGACTTGGTTATTTTCAATTTTGCTCAAGGTGATTTTTTGGAATATTTCCGCAATACCTCCATGGAGCGAAAAGGGATTCCAGATATCGACGGTTTTGCATTTCCAGTTGATTTTTGGGGGAATTTTGTCTTTTGCGGGTGTGAGGATTTTAGTTTTGGACAAACCTGCAATGGATTGCCTCTGGAGTCAAAGGGCGGGAATCAAGAATTAGCCCGAATCCAACATGCTGGAGGGCATAGCATTTTGTATCGGGATTTTACTGGGGATAGGATCCCGGATTTGCTTCTTGGTCGAGACGAATGCAATACCCTGTATTTTCTCCCCAACTCTGGGACAGCAGACCAGCCCAAATTCGACTCGTTTAGCACAGAACTTCCGAATTTTGGTCAATTGCCCAATTTCCCGAGATTTCATATTGGCCAATGGATGGATGAAGAATTGGTCGTTAGCTTGAATACCAATGAATCGGCTGCATCTTTTCAGATTGACTTCGCTAATTCGGTGGTGAAACTGGAAAAAAGCACAGGATCAATCCGCCCAATTCTTCAAGATCAATTGTTTGATTTAGGGGAAAATGTCCGCCCTTATTTTAAGGGGAATGTCTTCGCCGGAGAACTTTGGCTCAGTGCAAATGTCAAAAATGGAAATACTGTCCAAGGCCAAGCATTCCGCCTGAGCTACTCAGGAGATCAGTTTGAGTTGCTGAATGAAGATTACATCGGCCTTTCAGCCCTAAATCTGCTGGATGTCCAACTTATCGAATACGGCAGCGCAACCAACCAATCTTACCTCTTAGCCTCAGGAGTGCGGACTACCAATGGCGTTCCAAGTCAGGTGCTCCTAAGAGGTCAAGGTCAAAACTGGAATGACTTTCAGCTAGCTGGCCTGACACTTAGAGTAGGCGATCAGCTTACTTTTTTCCCCTACCAGGGAAAAGATCAGTTGCTAATTGCTGCGCAAAATGGAAGCCTGACACTCTACGAGGTGGATTTGGAGGCTCGGACAGCAACTCTGAAAACGGCCAATTTCCTAGGCTTTCAGGACAATCCAGCCAATCGAAATCTGAGTGTAGCGGTACGAATTCAGGAAACTCCTGACTTGTACACCGTGGACCAAACTGGTCGGATTTTTCTGGTCAAAGACATGATGAATTCCGATGTTCGGGAGGAGGTCTTGGTCAAAATCGGAGGACAAAACCTTCCTTTTCGACTGGGAAGAAATACCTGGATCTCGGTAGTCAATCCGGGATTTGATGAGAATGTGGGTTTGATTTTGGGAAGCCGTGGTGGGGGAATAAGCTATCTGAAATCCGTAAAATCCGAATCTCCCACAGATGGCGAATTACTCGTAAAACTCTATCCGAATCCAAGCCATGGACCATTCAAGGTCATTTCCAATTCCGCTGCGCAAGCCCGACTGATTACTTCTTTGGGACAAATCCTTGTGGATGAAATCCAGATTCCAGCCAACCGAGAAATCGAAATTCAGACTCAAGTCCTTCAGCCTGGAGTTTACTTTTTACAGCTTGAAACCGAGGATCGGAAAGTGGTAGTGAAGAAGCTGCTGGTGAGGTGA
- a CDS encoding amidohydrolase, translating into MKNIYFLLILALFAGACTSGPENPVDSVYINGIIYTVDEANPQVQAVAVKDGLILAVGSTEEIQAYVGEATEVIDLQGKTMTPGFIESHAHLMGIGYNKLEIDLMGVKTYDELIQKVAEAAATAKPGDWITGRGWHQDKWLQMPEKTVKGFQTHDALSAVTPNNPVYLAHASGHASFVNQKAMELAGITPLRSEKPTQEVEGGEVLRDELGNPTGVLVERASALVAKLIPETTPEKNEEALTLALQELAEKGITSFHDAGSGQEVIDLVQKFKNEGKLTSRMYIMLTGRQPELLEAWYKKGPMIDPDHFLTVRSIKLNCDGALGPWGAWLLEDYSDKPGHRGHETLPMSVVTEVSEKALPLGFQVCSHAIGDRANQEILDRYEAAFAKNPEAKDHRFRIEHAQHLHPDDIPRFGQLGVIAAMQAIHLSSDRPWAIDRLGEKRIIDGAYVWQSLFKTGALIANGTDAPVEPVDPIPSFYASVTRKTLQGLPEGGYEGEQKMTREQALKSYTLDGAFAEFEENFKGSIEVGKAADFTVFDKNIMQIPEDEILQTKVQMTVVGGEVVFSKQ; encoded by the coding sequence ATGAAGAACATTTACTTCCTCCTAATTCTGGCGCTTTTCGCAGGGGCCTGTACTTCCGGTCCTGAAAATCCAGTCGATTCAGTCTATATCAACGGCATCATTTATACGGTAGACGAAGCTAATCCGCAAGTTCAAGCTGTGGCGGTTAAAGATGGGTTGATCCTGGCGGTAGGCTCGACCGAAGAAATCCAAGCCTATGTCGGCGAGGCCACTGAAGTGATCGACTTACAGGGCAAAACCATGACTCCGGGATTTATTGAATCCCACGCTCACTTAATGGGTATTGGGTACAACAAGCTCGAGATCGACCTCATGGGTGTTAAAACCTACGACGAACTCATCCAAAAAGTAGCTGAAGCCGCTGCCACCGCCAAGCCGGGTGACTGGATTACAGGTCGTGGTTGGCATCAGGACAAATGGCTGCAAATGCCCGAGAAAACCGTCAAGGGCTTCCAAACCCATGATGCTCTCAGTGCGGTCACACCAAACAATCCAGTGTACCTCGCCCATGCTTCCGGTCATGCCTCTTTTGTCAATCAGAAGGCCATGGAACTCGCAGGCATTACTCCTTTGCGCAGCGAAAAACCCACGCAGGAAGTCGAAGGTGGCGAAGTCCTCCGTGACGAACTTGGCAATCCTACCGGAGTTTTGGTGGAGCGAGCCTCCGCTTTGGTAGCTAAACTCATTCCTGAAACGACCCCTGAGAAAAATGAGGAAGCACTCACCTTGGCCCTACAGGAACTGGCAGAGAAAGGAATCACTTCCTTCCACGATGCGGGTTCTGGTCAAGAGGTGATCGATTTGGTTCAAAAGTTCAAAAATGAAGGCAAACTCACCTCCCGCATGTACATCATGCTTACGGGTCGTCAGCCTGAGTTGCTAGAAGCTTGGTACAAAAAAGGCCCGATGATCGACCCTGATCATTTCCTTACGGTGCGCTCGATCAAACTGAATTGCGACGGAGCTCTTGGTCCTTGGGGAGCTTGGTTGCTGGAAGATTATTCCGACAAGCCCGGTCATCGAGGCCATGAAACACTTCCTATGTCTGTCGTAACAGAAGTATCAGAAAAGGCCTTGCCGCTTGGTTTTCAGGTTTGCTCCCATGCGATCGGGGACCGAGCCAATCAGGAGATTTTGGATCGATACGAAGCGGCTTTTGCTAAAAATCCCGAGGCCAAAGATCATCGCTTCCGAATCGAGCATGCCCAGCATTTGCATCCGGATGATATTCCGAGATTTGGTCAGTTGGGCGTGATTGCGGCCATGCAGGCGATTCACTTGAGTTCGGACCGACCTTGGGCCATCGATCGCTTGGGCGAAAAGCGCATCATCGATGGGGCCTATGTGTGGCAGAGCCTGTTTAAGACCGGTGCCCTCATTGCCAATGGTACCGATGCCCCCGTGGAACCCGTAGATCCGATTCCTTCCTTCTATGCTTCAGTGACTCGCAAGACCCTTCAGGGACTTCCGGAGGGAGGCTACGAAGGCGAACAAAAAATGACCCGTGAGCAGGCCTTGAAGTCCTACACTCTAGACGGCGCTTTTGCTGAGTTTGAGGAAAACTTCAAAGGATCGATCGAAGTTGGAAAGGCTGCTGACTTCACCGTTTTCGACAAAAACATCATGCAAATCCCCGAGGATGAGATTCTTCAGACCAAAGTGCAAATGACCGTGGTGGGAGGGGAAGTAGTGTTCAGTAAGCAGTAG